The sequence GGCGCGCTCGAGACCGTGCAGCTCCGCTGGCAGGCGCTCGCGACCGGCCCGCTCCGGCTCGCGGTCCTCGCGAACGCCGACGCTTCCCAGGCGGCCGCCGCGGCGGAGGCCGCCGAGCGCTGGCTCTCGCCGCGGCTCACCGCGCGCGGGTGCGGCTCACCGGACGGCGCTGTGGTGCCCCGGCTCGGTCACCACGACGCCCGCCTGCCGGCCGGGGCGTCCCTCTCGCAGGCCGTCGTCGGCGCGCGGCTCCCTGCGGCGCGCGAGGCCGCTCCCACGGCGCGCGAGCTCGCCGAGCTCACGGTCTCCGCCCTCAACGGCGAAGGCGGCCTGCTCGCGGCTGCGCTCTCTCCTGCGGCGAGCACGGCGTCCCCGGCTCCAGCCAGCGCGGCGCCGGCGAAGCGGCCGCTCGCGGCCCGCGCGAGCGCGCGCGTCCTCGGCGGGACACGCGCCGCGGCGCTCGCCGTCGAGATCAGGGCAGAGGCCGGCGAGCTGAGCGAGGCCTCGGCCCGCGTGAAGGAGCTCCTGGCCGGCCTCGCGCAGCGGGTGACCGACGCCGATCTCGGCCGCGCCGACGCCCTCCTCGCCCGGCGGGAGCGCGACGCGCTCGCGGAGCCCAGGCGCAGGCTCATCCAGCTGTTCAACGGCCGCCCCTCCCGCGCGGCCGCCGCGAAAATCACGCTGGCCGCGTGGCGCGCCTTCCTGGCGGGCGCGCTCGGCGCGGACGCGATCGTGACCGTCGAGGCCCGGCCCGACTGATCACTCCCCGCCGTCGAAGTCGCCGGCGTCCTCGAGCTCGGCCGTACGCCCGGCGCGGGTCGCCTCGAGGCCCTCGTCCTCGTCCTCGCCGTCCGCGCTCGTGGCCTCGTCCTCGTCCTCGTCCTCGTCCTCGTCCTCATCCGGCTGGGCCAGCACGGGGAGCCGGCGCTTGCCGACAGGACCCTCGTCGACGTAATCGCGCAGCGCCGACATGTCCTTCAGCGCCTCTAGCTTCGCGAGCGCCTTGACCTCGACCTGGCGGATCCGCTCGCGGGTCAGGTTCATGATCGCCCCCACGTCCTCGAGCGTCGTGCCGCCGCGATCCGCGACGTCGAGCGCGCACGTCTCGTTCATGTCCCAGACCTCGAGATCGGGGAAGTTCAGCTTGATGGCGCCCGTCCTGGCGGAGACGTCGAGATAGAGGTGGTGCTGGCACGAGACGTACGGGCACGGCCTCGGACCGTCGACGCACTCGGCGCGGGCCCGCGGCTTGTAGTAATCGGTCTCGGGGTAGAGCATCCGGCCGATCTCGAGCTCGCGCTTGGTCATGCGCTTGACGCTGATCGTCCGCGCCCGGATCTCGCGCTTCCGCCGCGACCTGCGCTGCTCGCGCGTGATGGCGTTCCCCGACTCCGCGGGGTCCGCCTGGAGCGCGAGCGCGCCCTCCACGACGGGCTCCGTCGAGCCCCCGGGGTCGCGATCGCCCTCCGCCGCATCCGCACCGTCCAGGCTGAAGATCTCGAGCTCGCTGTCAGACACCGTCGCCATGCGCTGCCTCCGTTTGGTAGCGTCTCCGCTCTCAAGCGCGCGCGTCTCTCCCCGTACGTCCGAGTCCCAGCTCGAACGCAGAGGGATCCGCTCCTTAAGCCCGACGTAAAGCCGGATGCCGTCCCTAAAAAATTGCGACGAAACGAGCCGATGCCCGTCCCGTCGATCGCATCAAACCCAGGCGGGGCCGCGCCCGCGGCCCCATCT is a genomic window of Sorangium aterium containing:
- a CDS encoding sigma factor-like helix-turn-helix DNA-binding protein is translated as MATVSDSELEIFSLDGADAAEGDRDPGGSTEPVVEGALALQADPAESGNAITREQRRSRRKREIRARTISVKRMTKRELEIGRMLYPETDYYKPRARAECVDGPRPCPYVSCQHHLYLDVSARTGAIKLNFPDLEVWDMNETCALDVADRGGTTLEDVGAIMNLTRERIRQVEVKALAKLEALKDMSALRDYVDEGPVGKRRLPVLAQPDEDEDEDEDEDEATSADGEDEDEGLEATRAGRTAELEDAGDFDGGE